A region of Desulfurella sp. DNA encodes the following proteins:
- a CDS encoding MFS transporter, with protein MFKNQSHNLFPLVISSGAFFLSYYTRLMWSILSVYMPLKPTITQDGHIFALYFFGYVAVQIPAGFVSDRFDCGKIISLSLILLSIITFFSGVATNIYQEYVLSLLMGFCAGWIYPASLKIIEYYYKDNRSVFMGYYSIAWPLAIVLSGIVLPVLSVTLGWRFGYYSSAILCAIVGILSFGLKSYKTSSKMNLKIIKNKNVLLISFGGLLFFASYWSITLYAYKYFLDIGINKVTAGIMFSSMAIAGFFSSPVSGFIIKKFGISRTIFLSFFSYALLTLFLAIIKIEFILFLIAFGMGFARFIITPVNNDLLMRIGKQDAGAVSGFSNMFWQTSGILSPLFSSFIISKFGFSILWVTLCAIILIASTFYLKIKT; from the coding sequence TTGTTTAAAAATCAATCTCATAATCTTTTTCCTCTTGTAATTTCAAGTGGTGCATTTTTTTTAAGCTATTATACAAGATTAATGTGGAGCATCCTGTCCGTATATATGCCATTAAAACCTACAATAACCCAGGATGGTCATATTTTCGCACTGTATTTTTTTGGATATGTAGCTGTCCAAATACCTGCTGGTTTTGTATCAGACAGATTTGATTGCGGCAAAATTATTTCTTTATCTTTAATTTTATTATCAATAATAACTTTTTTTTCTGGTGTAGCAACAAATATTTATCAAGAGTATGTACTTAGCCTGTTAATGGGCTTTTGTGCAGGTTGGATTTATCCAGCATCACTAAAAATTATTGAATACTATTACAAAGACAATAGATCAGTTTTTATGGGCTATTACAGCATAGCATGGCCATTAGCTATTGTTTTATCAGGAATAGTATTGCCCGTTTTATCAGTCACGTTAGGATGGCGTTTTGGTTATTATTCTTCTGCAATCCTATGCGCTATAGTTGGTATTTTATCTTTTGGTCTTAAAAGCTATAAAACTTCAAGCAAAATGAATTTGAAAATAATAAAAAACAAAAATGTTTTACTAATTTCTTTTGGCGGGTTGTTATTTTTTGCTTCATACTGGAGCATTACGCTTTATGCTTATAAATACTTTTTAGATATAGGCATTAATAAGGTAACGGCTGGCATTATGTTTTCAAGTATGGCTATAGCAGGTTTTTTTTCATCGCCGGTTTCAGGCTTTATTATAAAAAAATTTGGCATTAGTCGCACAATTTTTTTGTCTTTTTTTTCTTATGCTCTGCTTACATTGTTTCTTGCTATTATAAAAATAGAATTTATTTTATTTTTAATAGCTTTTGGAATGGGTTTTGCACGATTTATAATAACACCTGTAAATAACGATTTACTAATGCGCATAGGCAAACAAGATGCTGGTGCTGTATCAGGTTTTTCAAATATGTTCTGGCAAACAAGTGGTATATTGAGTCCTTTGTTTTCATCTTTTATCATAAGCAAATTTGGTTTTTCTATCCTATGGGTTACATTGTGTGCAATTATTCTTATTGCAAGTACCTTTTATTTAAAAATAAAAACATAA